The following coding sequences lie in one Porphyromonas asaccharolytica DSM 20707 genomic window:
- a CDS encoding protein O-mannosyl-transferase family, giving the protein MQQNWRLYNLLNNVVGWVTFVIAAVVYLMTIGPSASLWDCPEFILSAFKLEVGHPPGAPIYMLVYNVAAHLAPTPELAGLYTNALSGLLSAGTILLLFWSITHLVRRVVLPGASPCAKQLVPEGVMPVPTLAQTILIMGSGLVGALLYTFTDTFWYSAVESEVYAFSSFLTALVFWLMLKWSDRADNARSDRWIVLIAYVMGLSIGVHMLNLLCIPAMALIYYFRKHDTLTFKGIATTLIVSFVLIAVIMFGIMQGVVAFGGTIDRWVVNGLKMPYNSGFYLYLAVLMVVLVGSLTLYQRGERGRSLIISSFILSWCLIGIPYFGGAVWLGVIVTIALAIYLFQNRKVSLQMLHTAQMCMLVIMIGFSSYGVILVRSLAGTPMNQNEPNTALAIKSYINREQYGAIPHLYSATYVARPIAMEEGKPVYAPKVKGNPNEPDEYVKIYSQPELKYAEGSKMLFPRMYSSQPEHINGYNSWVDRNPEDMSKPSMADNLKYLLRYQVNYMYWRYFGWNFIGRQNDLQGDGGMLKGGVLTGYSFIDQIALGKTKDLPDQLRNNKGRNAYFLLPLLLGFLGIAYQVTRRKKGMQAFWITLALFFMTGLAIILYINQTPGQPRERDYAYAGSFYAFAIWIGFGVAGLYELLSRAKLKPVLTASIVSVLGLIVPIQMASENWDDHDRSGRVLASDFGYNYLISCDPNAVLLCFGDNDTFPLWYAQEVEGVRTDVKVSNLSYLQSEWYGKHMLRHSYEAQPIPNKYMSPAFFVTNSYALIRPTSAVPMPFDQAMKEATKVVPQGQVQMPADKVLLPVDSAVVAKHFPQLQGLPMPGSMVLSLEGKSAVTRDQLFVLDMLGAAKWERPIMWVSSAPQNIFANQRQYMSYVGMAQRFNPTTVVGTPYEVEVERLYDLVMHQYRYFNANDPNIYFDENIRRNISYYYRSRVFATLAQALLRQGDTERAREVLTKCADVISPKAVPYDMTDVALADAYYRADMLEQGDEIVRALYRDTAQLLYWVSQQNPRHQIALISDSMVRYSLVTLMDLVRIDMLWGRNLSAEYETMLRQALPIFGGSLEAIKEVTAQQLSQRLSDSTNH; this is encoded by the coding sequence ATGCAACAGAACTGGCGACTGTACAATCTGCTGAACAACGTGGTGGGCTGGGTGACCTTTGTCATCGCAGCGGTGGTCTACCTGATGACCATCGGCCCCTCAGCGAGTCTGTGGGACTGCCCCGAGTTTATCTTATCGGCCTTCAAGCTGGAGGTGGGGCACCCACCTGGGGCACCGATCTACATGCTTGTGTACAATGTCGCTGCACACCTGGCACCTACGCCCGAGCTGGCGGGACTATACACTAACGCGCTGAGTGGACTACTCAGTGCGGGGACGATACTGCTGCTCTTCTGGAGTATCACCCATTTGGTGCGTCGTGTGGTACTACCAGGCGCTTCGCCTTGTGCTAAGCAGTTGGTCCCTGAGGGGGTAATGCCTGTGCCTACCTTAGCGCAGACGATCCTGATCATGGGCTCTGGACTGGTGGGTGCGTTGCTCTATACCTTTACGGATACGTTCTGGTACAGTGCTGTTGAGAGCGAGGTGTATGCCTTTAGCTCCTTCTTGACGGCACTGGTTTTCTGGCTGATGCTCAAGTGGAGCGACCGTGCAGACAATGCTCGCTCTGATCGCTGGATCGTCCTGATCGCCTACGTGATGGGACTAAGCATCGGGGTGCACATGCTCAACCTGCTCTGCATCCCTGCGATGGCACTCATATACTACTTCCGCAAGCATGATACGCTGACCTTCAAGGGGATCGCCACGACACTGATCGTCTCCTTCGTTTTGATAGCGGTCATTATGTTTGGCATCATGCAGGGTGTCGTCGCCTTCGGTGGTACGATAGATCGCTGGGTGGTCAATGGGCTAAAGATGCCGTACAACAGTGGCTTCTACCTCTATCTAGCGGTCCTCATGGTGGTGCTGGTCGGTTCGCTCACGCTTTATCAGCGAGGCGAGCGTGGTCGTAGTCTGATCATTAGCTCGTTTATCCTCTCGTGGTGCTTGATCGGCATCCCATACTTCGGAGGAGCCGTCTGGCTAGGCGTGATCGTGACGATAGCTCTGGCGATATACCTATTTCAAAACAGAAAGGTCTCCCTCCAGATGCTACACACGGCACAGATGTGTATGCTGGTCATCATGATCGGCTTTAGCTCTTATGGGGTGATTCTCGTGCGCTCGCTGGCTGGTACGCCGATGAATCAGAATGAGCCGAATACGGCGCTTGCCATCAAGAGCTACATCAACCGTGAGCAGTACGGCGCTATCCCGCACCTATATAGTGCTACCTACGTGGCGCGTCCTATTGCCATGGAGGAGGGTAAGCCGGTCTATGCGCCTAAGGTGAAGGGTAATCCCAACGAACCAGACGAGTATGTCAAGATCTATAGTCAGCCTGAGTTGAAGTATGCTGAGGGGAGCAAGATGCTCTTTCCCCGTATGTATTCTTCGCAGCCAGAGCATATAAATGGTTACAACAGTTGGGTAGATCGCAATCCCGAAGATATGTCGAAGCCCTCGATGGCGGACAACTTGAAGTATCTCCTGCGCTATCAGGTTAACTATATGTACTGGCGTTACTTCGGCTGGAACTTCATCGGCCGTCAGAACGACCTGCAGGGCGATGGCGGTATGCTCAAGGGAGGAGTCCTCACGGGCTATTCATTTATTGATCAGATCGCACTGGGTAAGACTAAGGATCTGCCAGATCAATTACGCAACAACAAGGGACGCAACGCTTACTTCCTCCTGCCGTTGCTCCTTGGCTTCCTAGGCATTGCCTATCAAGTGACGAGACGCAAGAAGGGGATGCAAGCTTTTTGGATCACGCTGGCGCTCTTCTTTATGACGGGCTTGGCAATCATCCTTTACATCAACCAGACGCCAGGGCAGCCACGTGAGCGAGACTACGCCTATGCGGGTTCTTTCTACGCCTTTGCGATATGGATCGGCTTCGGGGTGGCAGGACTTTACGAACTGCTGAGTCGTGCTAAGCTCAAGCCTGTACTGACCGCCTCGATCGTCTCGGTACTAGGGCTGATCGTGCCGATACAGATGGCTTCGGAAAACTGGGACGACCACGACCGCTCGGGACGTGTCCTAGCAAGCGACTTCGGCTACAACTACTTGATTAGCTGTGATCCCAATGCGGTGCTACTTTGCTTCGGAGACAACGATACCTTCCCCCTATGGTATGCCCAGGAGGTGGAGGGTGTGCGCACTGATGTCAAGGTGAGCAATCTGAGCTACCTGCAGTCAGAGTGGTACGGCAAGCACATGCTGCGTCACAGCTACGAAGCGCAGCCGATACCTAATAAGTATATGAGTCCGGCTTTCTTCGTTACGAACTCCTATGCGCTGATACGCCCGACGAGTGCGGTGCCGATGCCTTTCGACCAAGCGATGAAGGAGGCGACCAAGGTCGTGCCTCAAGGACAGGTGCAGATGCCTGCGGACAAGGTGCTGCTACCCGTTGATTCGGCGGTTGTCGCTAAGCACTTCCCACAGCTTCAGGGCTTGCCTATGCCCGGGAGTATGGTGCTTTCGCTAGAGGGTAAGTCGGCTGTGACCAGAGATCAGCTCTTTGTCCTAGATATGCTGGGTGCAGCGAAGTGGGAGAGACCGATCATGTGGGTAAGCTCGGCTCCTCAGAATATCTTTGCCAACCAGAGACAGTATATGTCTTATGTGGGTATGGCGCAGCGCTTTAACCCGACGACCGTAGTGGGTACACCCTACGAGGTCGAAGTGGAGCGTCTGTATGACTTGGTGATGCACCAGTATCGCTACTTCAATGCCAACGACCCCAACATCTACTTTGACGAGAATATCCGGCGCAATATCTCTTACTACTACCGCTCTCGTGTTTTCGCAACGCTAGCCCAAGCGCTCCTGCGTCAAGGCGACACTGAGCGAGCTAGGGAAGTGCTGACGAAGTGTGCCGATGTGATCTCGCCTAAGGCGGTGCCCTACGATATGACTGACGTAGCTCTAGCAGATGCATACTACCGTGCCGATATGCTAGAGCAGGGCGACGAGATCGTTCGTGCGCTCTATCGTGATACGGCGCAACTCCTCTACTGGGTCAGCCAGCAGAATCCACGTCATCAGATAGCCCTGATCAGCGACTCGATGGTACGCTACTCGCTCGTCACGCTTATGGACTTAGTTCGTATAGATATGCTTTGGGGTCGCAACCTCTCGGCAGAGTATGAGACGATGCTGAGACAAGCGCTACCTATCTTTGGCGGATCTCTGGAGGCTATCAAGGAGGTGACCGCTCAGCAGCTTAGTCAGAGGCTTTCTGACTCAACAAACCACTAA
- a CDS encoding nitrophenyl compound nitroreductase subunit ArsF family protein: protein MRELFYLLITTLVLVSCSNGSREKTGENQAEETQSNRIEVLYFHGAQRCITCRAIEANTEALLDSLYSKEKADGRIIYKVIDISKKENEAIADKYEVTWSSLFVNSWIDGKENVNNMTEFGFSNAKNAPDKFKEGIKSKIDELLKQL from the coding sequence ATGAGAGAATTATTTTATCTACTGATTACAACGCTGGTCTTAGTTTCCTGTAGTAACGGTTCAAGGGAAAAGACCGGAGAAAATCAAGCGGAAGAAACACAGTCTAACCGCATAGAGGTTCTTTATTTTCATGGAGCGCAGCGGTGTATCACTTGCCGGGCGATAGAAGCAAATACAGAAGCCCTTTTGGATAGCCTTTATTCAAAAGAAAAAGCAGACGGCAGAATTATCTATAAAGTGATAGATATTTCAAAGAAAGAGAATGAAGCGATTGCAGACAAGTACGAAGTGACATGGTCGTCTTTGTTTGTAAACAGCTGGATAGACGGAAAAGAGAATGTAAACAATATGACCGAGTTTGGTTTTTCCAATGCGAAAAATGCACCGGACAAGTTTAAAGAGGGAATTAAAAGCAAGATTGACGAATTGTTAAAGCAGTTGTAA
- a CDS encoding ArsR/SmtB family transcription factor, giving the protein MKEKRYTTEQKQIARFAKAMGHPARVAILAFLAKQESCFFGDIHEELPIAKATVSQHLKELKDAGLIQGEIETPKVRYCINQENWELARKLFAAFLGDCKCKDTSCCE; this is encoded by the coding sequence ATGAAAGAAAAACGATACACAACAGAGCAGAAACAGATTGCTCGATTTGCCAAAGCAATGGGACATCCGGCACGGGTGGCTATTCTTGCTTTCTTGGCAAAACAAGAGAGTTGCTTCTTCGGTGACATTCACGAAGAACTGCCCATTGCCAAAGCAACCGTTTCGCAGCATTTGAAGGAATTGAAAGATGCCGGCTTAATTCAGGGGGAAATAGAAACGCCCAAAGTCCGGTATTGTATAAACCAGGAGAACTGGGAACTTGCCCGAAAGTTGTTTGCAGCTTTTTTAGGAGACTGTAAATGTAAAGATACATCGTGCTGTGAATAG
- the arsD gene encoding arsenite efflux transporter metallochaperone ArsD, whose protein sequence is MKKIEIFDPAMCCPTGLCGTNIDPELMRIAVVIETLKKRGIIVTRHNLRDEPQVYVSNKTVNEHLQKHGADALPITLVDGEIAVSKTYPTTKQMSEWTGINLDFMPVK, encoded by the coding sequence ATGAAGAAGATAGAAATTTTCGACCCGGCAATGTGTTGCCCTACGGGTCTTTGTGGAACAAACATTGACCCTGAATTAATGCGTATTGCGGTTGTTATTGAAACATTGAAGAAACGGGGTATCATCGTTACCCGTCACAATTTACGTGACGAACCGCAAGTATATGTAAGTAATAAGACGGTAAACGAGCATCTGCAAAAACATGGAGCGGATGCACTGCCTATTACTTTAGTGGACGGTGAAATCGCCGTTTCAAAAACCTATCCTACCACCAAACAAATGAGTGAATGGACGGGTATCAATTTGGATTTTATGCCAGTAAAATGA
- a CDS encoding thioredoxin family protein: MEIKVLGTGCSSCKALHETAKQAISELGCEATLVKEEDLLKIMEYNILGLPALVIDEKVVSAGKKLSLAEVKELITK; this comes from the coding sequence ATGGAAATTAAAGTATTAGGGACTGGGTGTTCAAGCTGTAAAGCCTTGCACGAAACTGCCAAACAAGCTATTTCAGAATTAGGTTGCGAAGCGACCCTTGTCAAAGAGGAAGATTTATTGAAAATCATGGAGTATAACATTTTAGGGCTTCCGGCTTTGGTGATTGACGAGAAAGTCGTATCAGCCGGGAAAAAGTTATCCCTTGCAGAAGTAAAAGAATTGATAACCAAATAA
- the arsA gene encoding arsenical pump-driving ATPase gives MRTFNLSDIDLTKYLFFTGKCGVGKTSIACATAVGLADNGKKILLISTDPASNLQDVFNQTLNGHGTDIQEVPGLMVVNLDPEEAAAEYRESVIAPFRGQLPESVIQNMEEQLSGSCTVEIAAFNQFSDFITDADKAKEYDHIIFDTAPTGHTLRMLQLPSAWSTFISESTHGASCLGQLSGLEERKGIYKQAVETLSDANATRLVLVSRPEIAPLKEAARSSHELQLLGIKNQLLVINGLLLQLDETDNVSKQIYDRQQNALKQTPAELLEYPSYYVPLRSYNLSNIANIRQMLYSDDLTNDANYQRITDAKGMDELVNDLYQSGKRVVFTMGKGGVGKTTLATEIALKLTKLGAKVHLTTTDPANHLNYNLAVQAGITVSRIDEAEVLEAYKNEVRSKAAETMTAEDMEYIEEDLRSPCTQEIAVFRAFAEIVDKAEKEVVVIDTAPTGHTLLLLDATESYHKEVQRTQGDTPASVRKLLPRLRNPQETEIVIVTLPEATPVFEAERLQMDLQRAGINNKWWIVNACLSLTDTENSFLRAKAQNELVWIKKVEELSKGNAALIPWKNN, from the coding sequence ATGAGGACATTTAACTTGTCAGATATAGATTTGACGAAATACCTTTTCTTCACCGGAAAGTGCGGTGTTGGAAAAACTTCGATTGCTTGTGCTACTGCGGTAGGCTTGGCAGATAATGGAAAGAAAATACTTCTTATCAGTACAGACCCCGCTTCAAACCTGCAAGATGTGTTTAATCAAACACTGAACGGACACGGCACGGATATTCAAGAAGTACCCGGCTTAATGGTCGTTAATCTCGATCCGGAAGAGGCTGCAGCCGAATACAGAGAAAGCGTTATTGCTCCTTTCCGGGGACAACTGCCCGAAAGTGTAATTCAGAATATGGAAGAACAACTTTCAGGCTCTTGTACGGTAGAAATTGCGGCTTTCAACCAGTTTTCCGATTTTATCACGGATGCTGATAAAGCAAAAGAGTACGACCATATTATCTTTGATACAGCTCCCACGGGACACACGTTACGAATGTTACAATTACCATCAGCGTGGAGTACATTCATTAGTGAGAGTACGCACGGTGCATCTTGCTTAGGTCAATTATCCGGTTTGGAAGAACGGAAAGGTATCTATAAGCAGGCAGTTGAAACACTTTCGGATGCAAACGCAACCCGCTTAGTATTGGTTAGCCGTCCTGAAATCGCTCCATTGAAAGAAGCCGCACGTTCTTCACATGAATTGCAATTACTCGGAATTAAAAACCAGCTATTGGTAATCAACGGGCTTTTGCTGCAATTAGATGAAACCGATAATGTATCAAAACAGATATATGACAGGCAGCAAAATGCTCTGAAACAGACCCCTGCAGAACTGCTGGAATATCCGTCTTATTATGTTCCTTTGCGGTCATACAATCTATCTAATATTGCGAATATCCGCCAGATGCTTTACAGTGATGATCTAACAAATGATGCGAACTATCAGCGGATTACCGATGCCAAAGGGATGGATGAACTGGTAAACGACCTCTATCAATCAGGAAAAAGGGTTGTTTTTACTATGGGAAAAGGTGGCGTGGGAAAGACCACTTTAGCCACTGAAATAGCCTTGAAATTAACAAAGCTGGGAGCAAAGGTGCATCTTACCACCACTGACCCAGCAAACCATCTGAATTATAACCTTGCTGTTCAGGCTGGCATTACGGTAAGCCGGATTGACGAAGCGGAAGTGTTGGAAGCCTATAAAAACGAGGTTCGCAGTAAAGCTGCGGAAACAATGACAGCCGAAGATATGGAATATATTGAGGAAGATTTACGTTCACCGTGTACGCAGGAAATTGCAGTATTCCGAGCTTTTGCTGAAATTGTCGATAAGGCAGAAAAAGAAGTCGTAGTAATTGACACCGCACCTACCGGACACACTTTATTATTGCTGGATGCAACGGAAAGTTACCATAAGGAAGTACAACGTACACAAGGCGACACTCCCGCTTCCGTAAGAAAGCTGTTACCACGTTTAAGAAACCCACAGGAAACAGAAATTGTTATTGTGACCCTGCCCGAAGCAACACCCGTATTTGAAGCCGAACGTTTGCAAATGGACTTACAACGTGCCGGGATTAATAATAAATGGTGGATCGTGAATGCTTGCTTGTCACTAACTGATACCGAAAATTCTTTCTTGAGGGCAAAGGCGCAAAACGAATTGGTTTGGATTAAGAAAGTAGAAGAATTGTCGAAGGGAAATGCTGCCCTGATACCTTGGAAAAACAACTAA
- the arsB gene encoding ACR3 family arsenite efflux transporter has protein sequence MGKKQGIGVFEKYLTIWVALCIIIGIAVGQWLPAIPQTLSKFEYANVSIPVAILIWLMIYPMMLKVDFQSVKNVGKRPKGIIVTCVTNWLIKPFTMFGIAYLFFYVVFKAFIPAGLAEEYLAGAVLLGAAPCTAMVFVWSYLTKGDAAYTLVQVAVNDLIILVAYAPIVAFLLGVGGVSIPWDTLLLSVGLFVVIPLAAGVITRIVVIRRNGVEYFNNVFVKKFNNYTVAGLLLTLIILFSFQGETILNNPLHILLIAVPLVLQTVLIFFVAYGWAKWWKLPHDVAAPAGMIGASNFFELSVAVAISLFGLQSGAALATVVGVLVEVPVMLMLVRIANNTRSWFPTTE, from the coding sequence ATGGGAAAGAAACAAGGAATTGGAGTTTTTGAAAAATACCTGACTATCTGGGTTGCCTTGTGCATCATTATTGGGATTGCCGTGGGACAATGGCTTCCGGCAATTCCGCAAACATTAAGCAAATTTGAATATGCCAACGTGTCTATACCCGTGGCAATCCTGATTTGGTTAATGATTTATCCGATGATGCTGAAAGTAGATTTTCAAAGTGTTAAGAATGTCGGCAAGCGTCCGAAAGGAATTATAGTCACTTGCGTTACAAATTGGCTGATAAAGCCATTTACCATGTTCGGAATAGCTTATTTGTTCTTCTATGTGGTTTTCAAAGCCTTTATACCTGCCGGATTAGCCGAAGAATATTTAGCTGGGGCGGTATTACTGGGGGCTGCGCCTTGTACAGCTATGGTGTTCGTGTGGAGTTACCTTACTAAAGGGGATGCCGCCTATACACTGGTACAAGTGGCAGTGAACGATTTAATCATATTGGTAGCGTATGCCCCTATCGTAGCTTTCTTGCTGGGAGTTGGCGGCGTATCTATCCCGTGGGACACTCTGTTGCTATCCGTAGGACTGTTTGTCGTGATACCACTTGCTGCTGGGGTCATTACCCGAATAGTGGTTATCCGCCGCAATGGTGTGGAGTATTTCAACAACGTGTTTGTCAAGAAATTTAATAACTACACGGTAGCTGGATTGCTATTAACGCTTATTATCCTGTTTTCATTTCAAGGAGAAACGATACTGAACAACCCCCTGCATATCTTATTGATTGCAGTTCCGCTTGTATTGCAAACGGTTTTGATATTCTTCGTTGCTTACGGTTGGGCGAAATGGTGGAAATTACCTCATGATGTTGCCGCACCTGCCGGAATGATTGGGGCAAGTAATTTCTTTGAATTGTCGGTTGCTGTGGCTATTTCTCTTTTTGGTTTACAATCCGGGGCTGCACTGGCTACGGTGGTGGGCGTGCTGGTCGAAGTTCCAGTGATGTTGATGTTAGTAAGGATTGCCAATAACACACGAAGCTGGTTTCCGACTACAGAATAA
- a CDS encoding DUF4099 domain-containing protein → MEANSNDNYVLVLEDRTEVKNQQEAGKLTIVSGIDDKGKLKTTEPLEANQAAFLKFNSKDGLLKNFMTNFLKQFNNPSHFGLYKVLANNVEQGVDNLRTLLQSRETPESRRQLAEVGVPFEDYLPQQKKSTAIDADKVDWKMLDSLGLSRDRLEQSGELEKMLNWQKSNLVTIAIPIGDTTIYTEARLAFRTDNEGNIGLAVHAMRKEPQLDYPYMGYKFSPEEKEQLLATGNLGKTIEVTPKSGEPFAAYVSIDPQTNEIIALRADRVSIPQEIKGVTLSDQQYKDLVEGKAVKVEGMTAKSGKSFDATLQVNAEKKGIEFIFGENKSLKERQEQRQDRQQSKAPRKLCGLELSEKQREALDNGRTLYLKNMIDKEGQPFNAYVRMDKEQNRPRFYKWNPDKKQGTGKVEAVAEEHKTQVAVNNHGKTNEATKYIKEPLKSGQTQPTAPQQQKQDEKKQQRRGRKM, encoded by the coding sequence ATGGAAGCAAATAGCAATGACAACTACGTGCTGGTCTTAGAGGATCGCACCGAGGTAAAGAACCAGCAAGAAGCGGGGAAACTCACCATCGTTTCGGGGATCGATGACAAGGGTAAACTCAAAACAACTGAGCCACTTGAAGCTAATCAGGCGGCATTTCTGAAGTTCAACAGCAAAGATGGACTGCTGAAGAACTTTATGACCAACTTTCTCAAGCAGTTCAATAATCCCTCCCACTTTGGGCTATACAAGGTGTTGGCGAACAATGTGGAGCAAGGCGTAGATAACCTGCGTACTCTGCTCCAAAGCCGAGAGACTCCTGAAAGCAGACGGCAGTTGGCAGAGGTTGGTGTTCCCTTTGAAGACTATCTACCACAGCAGAAGAAGAGCACAGCCATTGATGCAGACAAGGTAGACTGGAAGATGCTCGACAGTCTCGGACTCTCTCGTGATCGGTTAGAGCAAAGTGGTGAGCTAGAGAAGATGCTCAATTGGCAGAAGAGCAATCTCGTGACCATAGCTATCCCCATTGGAGATACAACTATCTACACAGAGGCTCGCCTTGCTTTCCGTACAGATAATGAGGGCAATATCGGGTTAGCCGTACACGCTATGCGTAAAGAGCCACAGCTCGACTATCCCTATATGGGCTACAAGTTCTCACCCGAAGAGAAGGAGCAACTACTCGCAACCGGTAATCTCGGCAAAACCATTGAGGTAACACCCAAGAGCGGAGAGCCTTTCGCAGCCTATGTCTCCATCGACCCACAGACCAATGAGATTATCGCCTTACGTGCCGACCGTGTAAGTATTCCTCAAGAGATCAAAGGCGTCACGCTCTCTGATCAACAATACAAAGATCTAGTGGAAGGCAAAGCGGTGAAAGTAGAAGGTATGACCGCTAAGAGTGGCAAGTCTTTCGATGCTACACTTCAGGTCAATGCAGAGAAGAAAGGCATTGAGTTCATCTTCGGAGAGAACAAGAGTCTCAAAGAGCGTCAGGAACAGCGACAAGATCGTCAACAAAGCAAAGCACCCCGCAAGCTTTGTGGCCTAGAGCTGTCAGAGAAGCAACGAGAAGCCTTAGACAATGGTCGCACACTTTACCTCAAAAACATGATCGATAAAGAGGGGCAACCCTTCAATGCCTATGTCCGTATGGACAAAGAGCAAAACCGCCCACGCTTCTACAAATGGAACCCTGACAAGAAGCAAGGGACGGGAAAGGTCGAAGCCGTGGCGGAAGAACACAAGACGCAAGTAGCCGTGAATAATCACGGCAAGACCAATGAGGCTACTAAGTATATCAAGGAGCCTCTCAAGTCTGGGCAGACACAACCCACTGCACCCCAACAGCAGAAGCAGGACGAAAAGAAGCAACAGCGTCGCGGACGCAAGATGTAA
- a CDS encoding aromatic aminobenezylarsenical efflux permease ArsG family transporter: protein MDFLQSLLDNSSIPAITAFILGILTAVSPCPLATNITAMGFISKDIENHHRIFINGLLYTFGRIVSYTVLGFILIPILREGASMFMVQKAVSKYGEMLIAPALIIIGIFMLDVIKLNLPKINIGGESLKKRSKGGWGAMLLGILFALAFCPTSGVFYFGMLIPMSAAETSGYLLPVIYAIATGLPVILVAWILAYSVAGLGKFYSRTQIFEKWFRKIVAILFIAVGIYYAVVFYL from the coding sequence ATGGACTTTCTTCAATCGCTATTGGACAACAGTTCTATTCCTGCTATTACAGCTTTTATACTGGGAATTTTAACGGCGGTCAGCCCGTGTCCGTTAGCGACCAACATAACGGCAATGGGATTTATTAGTAAGGACATAGAAAACCATCACCGGATATTTATAAACGGTCTGCTTTATACTTTTGGCAGAATAGTAAGCTATACGGTTCTTGGCTTTATCCTTATCCCTATCCTCCGTGAGGGTGCAAGTATGTTTATGGTTCAAAAAGCCGTAAGCAAGTACGGAGAAATGCTGATTGCTCCAGCGTTAATCATCATCGGAATATTTATGCTCGATGTAATAAAACTCAATCTGCCGAAAATCAATATCGGCGGTGAAAGCTTGAAAAAGAGGTCTAAAGGCGGTTGGGGGGCTATGCTATTGGGTATTTTATTCGCCCTTGCTTTTTGTCCTACCAGTGGAGTATTTTATTTCGGTATGCTTATACCTATGTCAGCAGCGGAAACGAGCGGGTATCTCTTACCTGTTATTTACGCTATTGCTACGGGATTACCCGTAATCCTTGTTGCATGGATTTTAGCGTACAGTGTTGCCGGACTGGGTAAGTTTTATAGCCGTACCCAAATATTCGAGAAATGGTTTCGTAAAATAGTTGCCATCCTCTTTATTGCGGTAGGAATTTATTATGCAGTAGTCTTTTATCTATAA
- a CDS encoding arsenate reductase ArsC, whose translation MKVLILCTGNSCRSQMAHGFLQSFDNKLDVFSAGTKPAEKINPMAVKVMDEMGIDIAHHIPKSVNLYIGQEWDYVITVCGGANESCPVFTGEVGKRLHIGFDDPSEATGTPEFINSEFHRVRDEIKARFYDFYLNELKPQLS comes from the coding sequence ATGAAGGTTTTAATTCTTTGTACAGGGAATAGCTGCCGCAGCCAAATGGCACATGGCTTTCTACAATCATTTGACAATAAACTGGATGTCTTTTCAGCAGGAACAAAACCTGCTGAAAAGATTAATCCGATGGCGGTAAAGGTTATGGATGAAATGGGTATAGACATAGCCCACCATATCCCTAAAAGTGTAAACCTATATATAGGGCAGGAATGGGACTATGTTATTACGGTCTGCGGTGGGGCAAATGAAAGTTGCCCAGTGTTTACTGGTGAGGTCGGAAAGAGACTGCACATAGGATTTGACGACCCCTCGGAAGCAACCGGGACACCAGAGTTTATAAACAGTGAATTTCATCGGGTACGGGATGAAATAAAAGCCCGTTTCTATGACTTCTACCTGAACGAATTAAAACCACAGTTAAGCTAA